The Gorilla gorilla gorilla isolate KB3781 chromosome 23, NHGRI_mGorGor1-v2.1_pri, whole genome shotgun sequence genomic interval CCCTCAGGGGTTGTCCTGACTACTTTCAGGAGGAAATGATGGGTGGAGTCTTGGGGTCACCAGAGAAGACACAGTCCAGAGAATCTGAGCAAGAAACTTTGCAGTCAGTTCAGTAGCCACTAAGTGGAGGGAAAGCCCCGCTTCTCCGTGAAATTAAATGAAGGCAGCTGAGCATTGTGACCATTGCACCACTCCTGACGCCCCTGCTGGCTCCTAACTCAGTTATAAATCCCACGGGCGGGGGACGGCACAACGCCCCACCTGCCTGGCCACGCGATTCAGCAGCACTTGGATTTTGCCCAGCCAGCTGGCAGGAAAATCACATTTCTTATGATTGATGGAGTGCGTGTCTGTGGGGACCAAGAGGCGGGGGCTGTGTGGGGCTGAGCCACTGCCGCCAGGGCCTTCAATACTGCTGCTCAGCGGTGGCCTGGGGGCTGCCTCGGGCCCCTCATCCACCAAACCCAAGGGGTTTCTGAGAGGGGAGGCTGTGCTGTCCCTCCGCTGGGGAGCCGAAGGCCTTGAGGCTGGGCCCAGCAGTCGCCCAGCTTACTCCTCTGCCCCAGCTCTGGGATCTGCTCCCTGCCCACCGTGGGCCCTCCCGTTGCAGCAGCCAGGGTGGGAGCCAGGGGCAGGGAACTCCTGGGCACTGAGGCAGTCCTGGCCTCCAGCACAGCTGCCCCTTGCCTCCACCTCCCCTGGCATCACCTGACTGCCCTGTCCTGGCAGTGCCTTGGCCTCCTGTCTCTGTCCCCCCTGCGGTGGTTCTTGACCCACTGCTTGGGTCCCACTAAGCCTCCCCAGAAGTGGCTGAGCCTCATTAGGAGACTCCAGGAGCTCAGGGGATGAGGGTGTGTCTGCAgctgtcttcctcctgctgccCCTGCACGGGGAGCCCTGAGGAGCTGGAGAAGCTGGATTCATTCGCAGGAGAAAGAgctggggtgggcaggggagaaagacagagaagccACAGAGGCTGGGCTCACTTCTGGAGGTGAAAGCAGAAGTGAAGAGAGATTTTGAAGAGCAGCGGCACTCAGCAGGAGGCTCCTGAGAGGGCTGTGAGGGGAACAGAAGCCTTTCCAGGGGCTGATGAGCGTTCAAGAACCTCCCTGGTCCACACTCCTTGCCTGGACATTCTCCAGTGTGCCTGAGGAGGGCCGCAGAGGGCGTTTGTAATGCCTGTTTGGGTGCCAAGTGGTGTTTCATTGACTGGGACACCACATGGAGGCTGGGCCACCCGGGGCCAGGGACCTAGTCGGGTTACAGTCAGAGCTATAATGCTGGAGATGTcctgggtcacacagctgggaggaCCTTGGAGTGGCAGGAAAGGAGGCTCCTCCCTGATCTCCAAATCAAATCCCCTCTCACGCTGGTTCCTCAACTGGCAAAACTGAAGCCCAAAAAGGAAGCTCCTCACCCAGAGTCACGCTGCGTGTCAAAGAGCACAGCGGGAGTGGGACGGTGCCCGTGAATCCAGCCAGGGACTGGCTATTCCCTTATCCTGCACCACACCCTTGTGGGTTCTGACAACCTTTTTTCACACTCACATGGTGATGGGAACACCTTCCTGAGCCTGCACTCAGGACGGTCAGGAAAGACGAGGAGCCTCTGAGCTCCAAAAGGAAAAGTGTCCCACCTGGACCTGGAGCTCAGCCGCCCACTCAGGCTCCGTGCACAATCCCTGCAGGCTTGGCAAGCTCTCTGCATCCTGATggcatagcacagtgcctggcacacagcaggcgcACAATGTATGCTTGTTGGGAAAAGCAATATGGAACAGGGGTAGGGTGGGAACTGCTGCTGAGACAGGCAAAAACGTTCTGGGCAGGATGAGATGGGGGAGCTGTTAGTAGCAAGCACAGCCATGTAGGAAATGGAAGACCCTGAGGCCGGGGCAGGAAAACAGCCCCCAGGTGCTGAGTGCAGGGTGCTCACGACATCCTCCATCCCCTTGGCAAGTGTTCGGGGAAGTGTGAGCTATTTATTCCAAATGTATGTGCATGCAAAAGGTGCGGGAGTGGGGGAGGACCACCGTTTTAAACGGAAGATTCTCAGCTATCAAAAAGCTTGGCTCTTATAGACGTTTTCCAGTGCCTCCTGAGCTGTAGTGCCTACAAGCATCACCCTCAGAGATGCCTGGTCAGTAGGCTCTGGGTCTTTAGTTGACAAACCCTCTAGGTGTGTCTGTTGCAAGGGATCCACATTTCAGAACACCCCACTATTGGGTCCTGCCAAGAGACATTTTATTGTCTGTAGCTCTCTGGAGTCCCCACTGCTCAAGGGTGGAGGCTGGCTTCTTCTCTACCCATCACCTCCACATCccccagagcctggcacaaaCCCCTGCCCAAGGACCCACTCTGCCAGCATTTGTCAAACCGAGCCACACAGGGCTGTGTCTTTGTCTCCTGTGTGATGGATGGTGTCATTATTCAATCGATAAGCGCAAGCTGATTTATGCATAtcttattaattatttaataataattgaaaaGGTCACTACCTGCTAGCTATGTGAACGATCACTAACTCGCGTCATTGCTGCCTCCAAAGAGGAGGCAGCGAGGATTAACtgaggacctactatgtgccaggtaggTGCACAGTTAATCCTTGGGAGGGGGCAGTCTTACCCACTCCTCCTTCACGAGGATCGGAAGGTTAAGAGGGGTGAAATCTCATGCCCGAAGTCAAGGAGCAGGTAAATGGCAGAGCCGGGACTCAGACCCAGGTTAGGTTACCTGCAAAGCTCCTGGACATGAACCCAGGGGTCACTGTGCGGCAAACTCCTGCACCCCTCCAGCAGGGGGGCTCTGGGATGGATCTTGCAGCCTGGGTTTGGTATCATGATGTCCCTGGATGACGTGCCCTGAGCCCTGTGTGCCCATGGCTGCAGCTCAGCCCCCACAGAGCATCTGAACCTCTCACTCTAGCCCTTGACCTGGGAATCGACCCTCAGTGTGGCTCCTGTCCTTGGTGCTAGCCAGCCTCCCAGGGAGTTCCTGCTCCAAACGCACAGACCCTGCCTCTCCCCTTCCAAATCTAGATGCTGCACTACCCAGGGCCACCTGGGATTAGGTCAGGCCCATCCCCACCATACTGGAACTGGGCGGAAATGGGAATTGCGGTAGACAAGCTCAGATCTGAACATAACCCTGGGGCAGCCACCCCACAAGGCCAAACCTTGAGATGCCACCTCtctggcttccttccttccttccttccttccttccttccttccttccttccttccttccttccttccttcctcccttccttcatgAACAGCCTGCCTGAGTCAGAACTAGTACCCCTCATGCCATACAAGGCATGTAAATATAAGGAACTAAGtaacatttgtattttctaaCCTCATGCTGAAAAATCTGGCTGGACAGACTGATTTGCTTCCTTTGGCCAGATTTACAACTCAAAAAGCCATCCGGTTTTCCCCTTTGCCTTGGCAGCTAGGAAACCCAAAACTCCACTAAATGTTTAGTGGTTACCTCTCTCACACTGGGCTCTAAGCACAATGAGCTTGCAAGCTTTGCTTCTAAGCTCTGTTTCCACCTCTCATTTTGACTTTCCTGTCCAGGCATGTGTTGTAGGCTACCCATGACAGTTGGAAATTTTTCTTGGCAAACAACAAGATAAGCAAACAATCAGGTAACCAATGAGCCAAACACTATGGCGAGAATGATGGCGTATTCTCCAAGCTCTCCAAAGACAATGACCCAAATCATTCTGGGTCTCAATTGTAGCCACTCACCAGGCAGACGAACTCTGGAAGGTCATCAGCGGTGGGCTGTGAGCATCTCCCCGCAGCGTGTGCACGGCCTGTGGGGCTTGTGGCAGCGGGCCTGGGGGAGGCTGCGGCTGTGGGGCCCGCTGACCCGGCCGAGGGGCCCGAGCAGGGTTCCCCCACCGCCGGGGGTCCTGTTTCATCCATCGTCCTTGGATGCCCCACCGTGCCAGGTAGACCTTGCAGATGTCGTAGTTCATTGCCGAGTAATACAAAAGGTCCAGAACCAGCAGCATCAACACGAAAAATCCATAGATCCACACTCCCAACAAGGCGGTGTAATTGCTGCGAACAAACAGAGAGGGAGTGAGCAAGGAGAGGGGAGCAGCCCAGCTCAGGCTGGCTTCATCAGTGGGGCTGATTAGAGAATGTGTCCTGGAGCTATGTTGGGGTCCCCGGGAGGAGGGTACTGAGCCCCTCTGGAGGGTGGGGCCTTGGCTccctctcctctgcctgcctGTTCACCTCCTTCCCTGGAATCCACTGCCCTGAGCCTGGTCCCCACCTGGGCATCCTCCAGGACCCTGAGTCCTTGGGTTGGAATCCCTGAGGGTCCCACAGAGTCAGACACTTTGGGGGGAATTCTGAGCTGGCATCTGGGGCTCCCAGGACATGGCAGCCTCTTCCTTTACCTGGTGCTGTTTTGGTctgccctctccctccttcctgcagGTGGCCCTGCTcaccaccccctgccccacctTTGCCTACATTGTTCCTGGCACCCGGGATGCTCTCACTGCCTCACCCCTGCTGTGAGGATGGAGGTCCTCCCCATCCTGCTGGACCAAGAGCAGAGGCATCAGGTTCTGCCCTCTAgaccctctctcagcctcccccaGGGGTCCCCTTCACTCAACACGACCAGGCTATGCATGGCTGGGGCTGTCCGGGCCCCATGACCTCACTTCTGTTATTCATTTGCCCAACATTTCCCCACCGAGGGCTGCTCTGCCTTCCTCAGGCAGAGGTGGCCAAAGTTGCGGGAGGGTTTGGAAGCCCGCTGTGAAGGCTGGCTCTCCCGGGGTCAGCCGTCTCCACTGCAGACAGGGTCTGCGCTCCAGCACCTGGCCTTTGCACAGGCCGTGCCTTCTTTCCCTGCCCCCTTCCTCCCCTGCCTACCTCCCACCGGCCCTTTGTCGAAgatcacttcctccaggaagtcttccggACACCCTGACCCTCCTACGCAGCTGGGTCAAGCCTGTCTTCTGGCCCACAGCCCTGAGTTTCCCTCAAACCCAGCCCCTGTCACCCAGAGCCACATCTGTCTCCCACACCCTTCCCCAGGGCCAGGGTCCAAGTCTCCCCGACCTGTGCCCAGGGTGGACGGTGTCCAGGGCTTGCCACTGCAGCTGGAGCTGCTGAGCCCTAACAGTGCGTGCCAGGGGCTGTGGCTGCCTGAAGCCACCCATCTATTAATCACTCCAGCGCCGCCTCCGTCTGCTCCCTGCTGCAGGCATGTGTTTGGGTGGGTGTGCGCTTCTGGTGTCGAGGAGGCGTGAATGGAGCAGTGTCCGGCCTGTACACGCCACCGCTGCATATCCCCAGGGAGAGACTCACCTCGCTCTCGCCCAGACGGAGGTCTCGCGGGCAGCAGATCCTTTAAGACCCTGTttgaggctgggggaaggggtcAGCCCGGAGCCCGGAGACCTGGTTCTAATTCTTCCTCTGCCTGgtttgctgtgtggcctgggaaAACCCTTGCCTGCCTCTGGGCCTGGAGGAGATGAGCATGAGGCCTCCCCCAGTCTCGACTTCCAGGCTCCAGATCTTCCCAGGCTTAGGTCAGCCCCGGCGCCAGCAGTGGCCTCTGTAGGAAGATGGGGGCTGCTTCCCTTGGACTCCTCTGGCCCTGACCAGGGCTGAGCCCAGGGCCGGGGAGGCTCGCTTTCGCTCTCTGCCTAGAATGCCTTCCCTCCTCTCACTTGGCCAAGTTCTTGGCCTGAAGATGCTGCTCGGGTGCCTGGGAGCCCCTGGCTGGGAGGCCTCTGCATGTCCTGAGCACGTCCCATGAGCAGCTGTAGGCCAGTGCTTAGGCTTTGTAGCTGTAATCCCACAGCTCCCGGTCACTGTGCGTCCTTGCTGCCTCCTTGCCCCTACCTCccagccaccaccaccatgaAGCCTGCATCAGACTGATGGGCTCGCTCATGCTAAGGTGTAAATGACTGACAGCCAGGCCCCAGCGGCCTTATGTTAAAAAGAGACTGTTAAAGAGAGGCTAGCTTTTCCTGGAGGCATCTGGATATGGAATTCCTTCCAGGAATTCCAGGAAAAAGAGGCCTGCAGCCCCATCCAGTATGCTGGGGCAGGTGTCCCCAGGGTAGATGTCCACGTAGACCGAGGAGTCAGGCCTGGCTCCAGTTCCCAGGCCCTCCTGCTTTCCCCAGCACCCTCCCTGCTGCAGCCCCCACGGAATTGCTCTAAGTGCCAGGTTTTTCTTCGGTGGTTCCCATGGCAGCAGCCacgggggctgagggaggagatggGGAAAGGGGAGGCAGGGCAGCTGTGTGCAGATGCTGTCCGCAGAAGGGGTCCAGGATGCCAGCTGGGGGTGTGGCTGGGCCACAGGCTGGGCCTCGAACCACTGGGCCAAGAAATAATAGTACCAGAAGTGGCAGTGGACGCTCGTTCCCCTACCTGCTTCCCACGTTAGCCCATTTAATGCTCACGCAACCACGGGAGGAAAGAGCTTTTTCATCATTGTCATCCCTGCTTTACGGATGGAAAACTGAGGCTCGGTGGAATTAAGAGACTTGCCTAAGAGCTCACAGCCATTAAGGGGCAGaaccagaatttgaactcagCAGCTGAGCTCTAGAGTTGCGCTCCTAACCACTATAGCACACTGCCTTGGCTGCGGCCACCCGGGTTCTCAGGTAGAAAAGCTGCtccaggggccaggcgcggtggctcatgcctgtaatcccagcactttgggaggctgaggggggtggatcacgaggtcaggagatcgagaccatcctggctaacacggtgaaaccctgtctctactaaaaattttaaaaaaaaaaagttgctgggtgtggtggcgggcgcctgtaatcccagctactcaggaggctgaggcaggagaatggtgtgaatgtgggaggcggagcctgcagtgagctgagattgcgccactgcaccccagcctgggtgacagagcgagactccatctcaaaaaaagaaaaacaaaaaagaaaagaaatgctgctCCAGCCCAACATCTCTCTTGCCTGGAGGCCTTTGTCCATGCTGCACCTCTCTCCAGAACCCCTGCCTACCTCCTGCACACCCAGCTGGCCCTGGCACTGTGTCTTAGCCCAGATatcgcctcctccaggaagcattCCTTGATGCCCTGTGTCAGTCCAACCCCTACCCTGCATTCTCAAAGCCACTGGATTTCCCAGAACACACTGTTGTCTTTGTTGTTTTGTAGGACTGTCTGCCCCTGGAGATTGGGAGGGCCCTGAGGGCGGGGTTGGGGTTCAAATTGTCTTTATGAGCCCAGCACTCAGCCTTAGGCTGCAAATACTGAAACCAACACATATTGACAGCTGAGAATGGGCTGGTGACAGTGGCTGCTTTGATACTAACTTCCCTGGAGTTTATAGGCTGCATGTCTCGTGCGCCAGCAGCTAATAGAAACACTGGCAATTGTTATGTGCCAGTGCCCTGTGCTTCTGAATCCGTGCAATGGCACCATGAGGGAGGAGCTAGTGTTCCCATGTCACACATGAGGAAATGAGACTCAGAGAGGCAAAGTCACTTGccaaaggccacacagctggtgagtggcAGCACTGGGAGCTGGACCCAGGTCCCTCTCTGACTTCAAGTGAGCTGATCTTGGGGGAATTCCACGGTTTAATCTAGGATAGATGTCCAAAGAGGGGTCCCCTGCACCTGCGTGGTGTGCCTGCTTGTCCTGGCCCACCCTCTACCAGGAACTGAGGGCGAGTCCCTGTCCTCCCTCCTCGGGGCACCCTGCAGATCAGTGTGTCATTgtaatcgtgtgtgtgtgtgtgtgtgtgtgtgtgtgtgtgtatgtgtactgcCGGGCTCCTGGCCTCTGCAGCCAGCTTGCTGCAATTGACACATGACATGACCCCCGGCCCTCCCAGCTCATCCTCCCTGTCAGGGAAGGGAGGGGCCTGCCTGCGGCGGGTGTTGCCTTTGCTGATTTGCCCTTCCTTGTGAGGTGACCACCCTGGAGGTGGCAGGCGGGGACGCCCAGGCCATGGGCACTATGCTGAAACCACTCCCCTGGCCTGCCACGGCTGGCCCTCCCTATGGTCAGCCAGCTGGGAAGGTTCAGgtctttaaaaaacttttgtaaAAGTAATGAAAAATATGTGACCTGGAAATTAATTCCATCCAGATGCAGGGGTCTttgttgtgtgggtgtgtgttttgtAAATGGCAGAAGATAAAAAACCAAAGGCTGTTTTATGGAGCAAGATGTGAAGGCAGCCAAAGCCGCAGATCGCaattttttcagtgtattttggGATATTTACTGATTCAAATTCTTTTGGTGTTTCCCAAGCAGTAAACAAAACCTCTGATGGAGGAATCTCACTGAACGTCTTCCCGGGGCACAGGAGCAGATCCGTCAGCAGGAAGAGCAGCTGCAGCCAGTGTGGGGATGGAAGTCCCCATCACCACCCCACCAGGCAGTCACATTTGAGGGTGGAGGAGGAGAGTTCCTGAGGCCAGCAGGCCAGAACGAAACATCAGCTCAGCTGGAAGATGGCCGATGGCCCTTCTGCCAACCTCGTCTAAAAAATGGGAGTATGgcgtgctgggtgcagtggctcacacctgtaatcccagcactctgggaggccgaagtgggtggatcacctgaggtcaggagtttgagaccagcctgactaatacggagaaaccccatctttactaaaaacacaaaattagctgggcatggtggcgggcacctgtaatcccagctacttgagaggctgaggcaggggaattgctttaacccgggaggcggaggttgtggtgagctgtgattgtgccattgtactccagcctgggcaacaagagggaaactcagtctcaaaaaaaaaaaaaaaaaaaaagagtatggagCCCATTGGCAGGAGCGGCCTCGGGTCCATGAGACAAGGTGGATGACTCTGGCGACTAAGGTGTGGGCTCAAGAAGTCAAGGCTGTGTGAATCCAAATCCCAGCTTGGCAAAATTCTCTCTGTGATTTTGGGaaactgagcttcagtttccttgtctgtgaaatggggataccTAGACCTCCTACTTCATGGTGTAAGTGTGAGGCTGTGAAATAACACGAGGGCCTGGAGAGAGACAGACCCCTGGAATGCTGGCTTGTGTGATTAAGGCACAGAGAGAGTGCTTAATAGGTCTAGACCCAGAGGCAAagtgccttgcccaaggtcacacagcaggatcGAGGTTGTCTAGGGCAGTGGCGGTGTGTGGGCTTTGGGCCTGGATATACCTGGTGAAGCAGAGTCTATTACTATCAAAataccactgcgcctggctgagggTGTTCCCAATAGGGTCaatccctctgtctctcctcACTCCACTGGTAACAGGCTTGGACAAGTGACATGCTTTGGCCAATAAAACATGAGCAAAAATGCTGTGGCCACTTCTGAGCAGAAGCTTAGAGACACGACGTGTGTGGCTTCACCACTGCCTTTCCCTTCTACAGCAGGGCCATCCTACCCGGGATGGGGGTTGCTTCTACGGCCTCGTCACAGAATGCTTCACACATAGAACCAAAGAGCCCAAGAAGGACCCAGAGTATGAGCCAAAAGGAAGCCTTCGCTTCTCAAGCTCCTGGGACCTCTGAGGGTGCTCCTCTCCTTGGCATAACTAAGCCCAGGATGACCGATACGGCTGACCCAAACCCTGTTGTGTCCCCTGTGTGCTGTGTGGCTGCAGGCAGGGCttcaccctctctgagcctcagccctAGTGAACGGGGCTAGTGGAAGGTCCTTCATAGATAACAGATGGAGGGTGTCAGCATGAGTCAGGCCCCTTGTGTTGGAGGAAGTCCTCATAAGTGTTCATTCACTTCCTTCCCCTGGGGAAGGGCAAAGCTTTGGGGGTCAGAGGTTTCACGCGTGGCCAAGGGAGGGACCACAGTCCATGCCTGCACATGCTAGGCCTTTGGGTGCACTGTTCTGTCCTCCTAGagtccctccccacctcccaccccctgcAGCCCATCTGCCTGGTGAAGGAACGCCCATGCATTGTGGGAGATGCCACTCCCAGCCACCTCCTCCAGAGAGACTTTCCCTGTCCCCACAGAGAACTGACCACATCCCCTGCACACCCTGGCCCACCGCGACCCCCACACGGAGGCTTCCACAGATTGCCCAGGGACCTGAGTCTGAGTCGCCATTGCTGGCGTCTGGCAGTGCCCTGGCATGGGAAGGAGGGCAGTATACTTCTCACCACCTCAgggcccctgccccacccctctcTCCGCAGTCTCTCTATGGCCCACGTGGCTGGAAGCAGGCATCTCGCCGTGGTGGTGGGCTTGGCGAGGCTGCTTCCTCTCACTCTGCCTTCCTGCCAGGCAGCCAGAACCAAAACAAACCATTCTGTTCctccagaaaaatacaaataaataagtcATCAGAAGCGCTCTCCTTTTCCCTGTCACCAGCCCCGCCTCCTGGCTGTTTCACCAGCAGGGAGGGCTGTGGCTGGCGGGGGTCGGGGGAAGGGCGATGGGGGAGGACCAGGAGCTCTTGCATCTGCATAAAGCCCCTTCCGGGAGTCACATTGGCCTAGTCCATCTAGACGGGCTGCTGGTGAGTGCTAACCTGTCTAGGATACTGGAACATCCAGCCTCTTAGCTGGGGTCTGGTGCGGTCCCCAGTGGCACACAAGTCCTGGCCTTCTAGATGCACCAAGGGGTGGCAGAACCAGGGCTCCAGAGCCCCTCAGATCTTGACACCAGTTGTTATCACCCATGTGGTCTGGGACAGGTGATTCCCCCAGCCTGGggcccagcccctccttcctcccaTGGTGAGGATTAATGGGCACCATAGGTGTCTTGCCCAGACGAGCCTGTGGTATCGTGTGGCCAGGGCCCCAAATACAGACAGGCACAGAGGTAGACTCTACCTGGGTCCCCATGCACACAGAGGCGCTCTCCAACCCATCCAATGACCCAGGACTTCAGCCCTGCATCCTGCTCCCCAAGGCTCATCCTCAAGTCATCCTCTGCCACTGGTCCAGCCCCACCTGGACACCAGGCCCTACTTCAGCTACCTGGGCTTGGGTCCTCTCCCCAAGGTCCTTGAAACTGGGCAGCTGGGAAGAGGCTTCCATGGCCCCTGACCCGAATTCTTGATCTCCCCTCAGTGGGGTCCAGGTCTGGCCTAGGCCACCCTCATGGCTCCTGCTCCTGCAGACACTCTAGGTCCTCTGGGGTCTTATCCCATGCATGGCCTATGCAGCATCAAGCCATTTAAAGCCCTCCAGGGACGCTTGATGGCCTCAGAAGAAAGTCTATCCACCCTATCCCCTGGGCTAGACAGGACCCCCGGAACCCCTGCCTCTACCAGCTGTTTATTCCCTGGTTCCCCTTGCTCTTCCACTGGGCTACAGAGAATTCTGCCCAAAAGTGCTCTTTCCTCTGGGCTGTGGGGCTCCCACCTTCTTAAACGCTGTCAGATCTCGAGAATCAAGCACCACGCCTCCCTCCGCAGGAGCACCTATGACAGGAGAAGCctgggggaggagaaggagccGCGTCCTCCTCTGTGTGGGCTCCATACTCACAGCTATGGAGAGGGAAGGTGGCGAGAAGATCGCTGGAGAATGACAAGGGATGGGATCTCCCCAGGGCAGCAGCTTAACTGGAGATGATTCTGTGCCCCCGCATTTGGCACTGTTAGGAGCCATTGCTGGTTGTCACcggggtggtggggaggaggtgCACCGGGTCAGTGGAGGCCATCGGGATGCGACTAAACATCCCACAATGCACAGAGTGGGCCCCACCATGGAGGGTGAcctggccccaaatgtcagtgGTGCCGGGGTGGGATCCCCGCTCAGGGGGCCTCTCCTCAGTAGGATCTGCCTCTGTTGGTAGAAGCTCCAGAATGACTAAAGTGATTCCAGACCATCTGGGTTGGCTGCTGGCTCCACCACTAACCATTGCCTTCATCAGGCAAGTGACTCAACTGCTCTGTGCCTccccttcctcatctgtaaaatgggctgagGATGGGCTGCCAGGTagctgcagtggcatga includes:
- the SHISAL1 gene encoding protein shisa-like-1; the encoded protein is MTSCGQQSLNVLAVLFSLLFSAVLSAHFRVCEPYTDHKGRYHFGFHCPRLSDNKTFILCCHHNNTVFKYCCNETEFQAVMQANLTASSEGYMHNNYTALLGVWIYGFFVLMLLVLDLLYYSAMNYDICKVYLARWGIQGRWMKQDPRRWGNPARAPRPGQRAPQPQPPPGPLPQAPQAVHTLRGDAHSPPLMTFQSSSA